GCGATGCCCAGCAGGGATGGATCTTGTCGGCTGAGTGCGGAGATATAATCCGCTACCTTGCCGTCCTTGGTATCTGGCCGGTGTTTGGCCACCAGCTCTTCCAACAGGGGGTGTCTCATCTGTTTTCCTCCTCGACTGCTTGCGGGCTGATCGTCTTACATCCTATTTTTTGCATCCAACCAATCATGTATAATGAAACATGCCAAATAAACCATCCAGACGAGGGAGCCGACATCACATGAACGAAGTCATTTTGATCACCGGAGCAGTCCGATTTCAGATCAACCTCGATCCGACGATCTGGATCGTGGACGAACGCAAAATTCCCATGGAAGAATATTTCCCAGGCGTCGAGGGTTACGGGATGAAACTGTCCATCTTTCTGGAGCATGCCGAACCTGATCCGGATGCCACTCACGTCATTTGTCACCAATCCGACGGCAATCAAATCAAAATCACTCTGGAAGAAGCGCGTTCGGGCATTTTACGTTTCACTCGCGATGGCAAGCCGATTCGCCCGGACGGCCCGGCGCTGTTGTACCTGCAGAAAGGGAATTTGGCAGGTCAACCAATCGGCTATCTGACCAAGCTGGAACTCGTCGCAGGAAAGTGACTTGCTCCACACAGCTTAAGCACCAGAGGCACTCCCCTGGGTCGCCGTGAGCTTCTCGCTTCATCTGGCGTGGCAACCCAAATCCATCCACGAAGGCTTCGTCCAAGCCTAGAAAAGTGTTATTGTCAGTATCTCGGTTCAGGAACGTATCCCATCGCTCGATGCAGGATTTTTCTTGCGGCATTGACGTCTCTGTCTGCCACATATCCGTAGCAACGATGGGTACGTTCTTTTCATGTCTTCTTTACGATCTGACCGCACTCCGAGGTAGGTTCTCATCATCGTGATCACTTCCTCTTTGTATGTTTTTTCTCGCATCATTGTATTATACGGGATTTTACCGGTATTTTCAGAATTGATCAGAAGCTCATTGGAACAATGTCGGTGCTGAAGCCCCCCGCGTCCGACACTCGCTTTCATCCCAACCCTAAAGGGCAGGGTTTTCCCACACGCTCTTTAAAATCGACCATCCCCCGCGGGCTCATGCCGCAGGGGATGGTGTTTATCTGCGGGTTCCGATGAAAAACGTACCGGTGGCGTAGGCGATCTTTCGCTCCCGCTCATCAGTGACCGTGCAGGAAGCTACGGCAAACGGATGCCGCAAATCCAGCAAGGTGGCGCGTGAAATCAGTTCCTTGCTCCTCCCCGGACTGAGATAATGGATCTTCATCTCCGACGTTACGGCAAACTGGTCGTCCGGCAACGAACGGTTGATCAAGGACCCCATCGTGGAATCGGCCAATAGGGCGGTCATACCGCCGTGAACCACTCCGCCACGGTTGAGCAAATAGGGGGTGACGGACACCCGGAATTCATACACATCGGGGGCCACAAACCTGCCAGACAAGCCCATGAATCCGGATGGATACGCACTTTGCCTCTCCCGTTTTTGCCGGACGGCTTGTAAAGTGAGTCGGAACAACTCTTTTTCTTCCTCACTGCCGTTTTCCAGCACTTCCCGGATTTCATCCCACATCGCGCTTTTTCCCTCTCTAAAGTGACGGTGTTTGAAGATAATGATACAATAACCGATACGTATGGACCAATGCCTCACGATGAGTCCGTTCATATGCGTGGGACGAATCCACTCCCGGCCCGATCAGTCCCCAGATGAGGTCGTGTCCCGCCTGCAAAGCGGCGCTGGCATCCGAGCTGTATCGCGGATACAGGTCGACCCGATAGCGTATGCCGTGCTGTTCTGCAAGATGGACCAGTTTCTGCCGCAAGCCGAAATGATATGGTCCCGAGGAGTCCTTGGCGCAGATGGAGACGCTGAATTCGTCTGATTCCTGCCCTTCTCCGATCGCACCCATGTCGACGGCTAAATATTCCCGCACTTTTTCCGAGATCACCGCATTGGCGCCATGTCCCACTTCTTCGTAGTTGCTGAAAAAAATGTGTGTAGTGACCGGTGGGATCCATCTTTCATCGGCAATCCGGCGGATGAGTTCGATCAAAATAGCCACACTGGCTTTGTCATCCAGATGTCGCGATTTGACAAATCCGGTTTCCGTCACTTCTACACGCGGATCAAAAAAGACAAAATCGCCCACATTGATCCCCAGTCGACGCACCTCATCGGCATCGCGGACACGGGCATCTAAGCGAACCTCCATGTTTTCTTCCGTTCGTGGTTGCGTCCGGGCGTCGGCATAGACATGAGGAGTAGAATGTGTAGCCAAGATTGTGCCCCTGAAACACCGACCGGACTGAGTCTCAATCGTACAACCTTCCCCATCGAGGGAGTGCCAGGTCACCCCCCCGATTGCAGTGATCCGCAAACGACCGCTCTCTTTGATCTGTTTCACCATCGCCCCCAGTGTATCCACATGGGCGGTGATGAACCGGATCGTCTCCTCATCCTTTCCCGGAATCTCGAGCAACAGCCCTCCTTTGTGCGTGCGGATCAGCGAATACGGCAGGTCTTTCAAGCGCTCCTCTACGTATGTAATGGCCGCGTCTGCTCTCCCGGTCGGACTCGGGATGTTCAGCAATTCAACCAAGGTGGAGACCAATTGTTCCTCCACTTTGCACCCTCCTCTCCTATTCCGAATTATACCAGCGGACATGAGACACAAAAAAGAGGCCTGCAAAAACAGGCCGATAGGAGGAGAGGGGGAGAAACCAGCAAAACGGGCCTACCTGCCCGACCGGTTACGCACGATCCTTCATGGAGACCAATTCTTCCACGCAAGTCTGGCACACGTTTTTCCCTTTGTAGGAGATGACATTTTCCACCTGGCCGCAAAACAGACAGGAAGGACTGTATTTCTTAAGTATGATGTTGTCGCCGTCCACGTAGATTTCCACCGGGTCTCTCACATCAATATCCAACGTGCGGCGCAATTCCACCGGCAAGACGATCCGTCCCAGCTCGTCTACTCTTCTGACAATCCCTGTTGCCTTCATGCCCAACCACTCCTTTTTGGTCTCCTGGAATTTTGCTGGGAAAATCCTACAGCATACTTGTAGTTCCCTTCAAATCTACTAACATTTTCCCTATTAAAGAGATTTGAAACCATTTTATGCGGAAATGTCCAGATTTTCGGGGTTGAGCGGTTCTAAGTCCGGTACGACGAAACGGCCGTTTTTGCGGATCAGTTCGCCGTCGAAGTAGATTTCCCCTCCGCCGTAGTCCTCCCGTTGGATGCAGACCATGTCCCAATGAATCGCAGAACGGTTGCCGTTGTCGCAATCCTCATAGGCGCTTCCCGGTGTGAAGTGGAAACTGCCGTCGATCTTTTCGTCGAAGAGGATATCCTTCATCGGATGCCGGATGTGCGGGTGGAAGCCGAGGCTGAATTCCCCGATATAGCGCGCTCCTTCGTCCGTATCCAAAATCTCATTCAACCGCTTGGTGTCATTGGCCGTCGCTTCCACGATCTTGCCGTCGACAAAGCGCAGGCGGACGTTCTCGAAGTTCACTCCGTGATATACCGTCGGCGTATTGAACGTGATCGTCCCGTTCACGGAATTGCGGACGGGAGCGGTATACACTTCCCCGTCGGGAATGTTGCACTGTCCGTAGCATGGAATGGCCGGCATTCCCTCGATGGAAAAAGTGAGATCCGTCCCCGGCCCGACAATCCGCACCTCCTTGGCCTGCTCCATCCGCTTCACCAACGGTTCCATCGCTTTGGCCATCCGCCCGTAGTCCAACGTGCAGACACGGAAATAGAAATCCTCAAATGCCTCCGTGCTCATATTGGCCAGTTGGGCCATCGACGGATTGGGATAACGCAACACCACCCACCGCGTGTGTTTCACCCGCTGTTCGGTGTGGACGGGATGGTTGAAATGTTCCATATACCACTTCATATGGTCGGACGGAACGTCGGACAGTTCGATGATGTTTTGCCCGCCGCGGATACCGATATAACAATCCATCCGTTTCATCTGATACAGGCCGATTTCGCCCAGACGTTTCATATGCTCCTCATCGGTGTCCAGTAACATCGCCCGGATCAATGCATGGTTATGTAGTTGAACAAACGGATACCCACCGGCTGCGCGGATTTCCGGTATCAACGCCCGTACGAGATCGTGGTCCGGGCCGAACACGTCGATCAATACATTGTCACCCTTTTTCACCCTGCACGAATGATGCACTAATACTTTTGCCAATTGCGATAACCGTGGGTCTTGCATGGTCGTTTCCTCCTTTTCCACTGCCTGACCGTTTTCTCTTCGATTGTATCATGGGTGAAAGCGTCTTGACACTCGCCGATTACAGAAAAATCGTCAACTTTGCGGNNNNNNNNNNNNNNNNNNNNNNNNNNNNNNNNNNNNNNNNNNNNNNNNNNNNNNNNNNNNNNNNNNNNNNNNNNNNNNNNNNNNNNNNNNNNNNNNNNNNNNNNNNNNNNNNNNNNNNNNNNNNNNNNNNNNNNNNNNNNNNNNNNNNNNNNNNNNNNNNNNNNNNNNNGTACGTGCTAACCGGGTGGGATGGGCTGATGACACAGCCCCTAGCTTGAGGGTTGCCCGAAACAGAAATGGACTGAGGGCGTTAACCACTCAAGAATCCCACGGCTTTAGCCGTGTGGAGTGTCAAGGGTATAGCCTTGTTGACCCCTTTTCGTTAAAATGATGGGGAAAAGGTGCAACCTAACCCACTGCTGAGTCGTTTTTCGCGACCTTCAGTCAATTTGCAACAAAGGAGTTTTCACCCATGTTTCACTTTGAGCAGATCGAAGGCGACCGTGCCTCACGATACGAACATCTGTTAAAACAGGTGGGTCACCTGGTGGAAGGGGAGCGAGACATGGTGGCCAACCTGGCCAATACCGCATCCCTATTGTATCTGTCATTAGAGCAGGTAAACTGGGCGGGTTATTATCTCAACCATGGTGACGAACTAGTGCTGGGGCCGTTTATGGGTAAACCAGCCTGTATCCGCATCCCGTTCGGCAAAGGTGTTTGTGGAACGGCAGCTTCTGAGCGTCGTACTCAACTGGTCCGGGATGTGTTGAAATTCCCCGGACATATCGCTTGTGATGCTGCCACCCGATCTGAAATCGTGGTGCCGATGTTCAAGGACGACTATCTGGTAGCCGTGTTGGATATCGACAGTCCGATTGAAGCCCGTTTCGACGAGGAAGACCAACAATATCTGGAACGATTTGCCCAAATCGTCACGGACAGCATCGATTGGTCCCCGATCCTGAAAGGTTGAAAATATGCCCTGCGCTCATTGGAGCCAGGGCATTTCATTTGAACTACTTTTGAACTACTTTGTCAGAAATTGTGTATACACCCGATGCGCCCGTTTGATTTCCTCCTTCATCCACTCGGGAAACGGAGCCATGTCCAATTCGTCCAATGCGATCCAATGGTAGCTGTCATGCTCGGCACTCAACCGGAGTGTTCCAGTCGGTTGATGGCAAGCGAATTTGATGATAATCAGATGCTTTTCCTCTTGAATCTCATCGTAGATGTAGGCGGGCGCGACGACTTTCACTTGTAACCCCGTTTCTTCCCGTACTTCTCTGGCCAATGCGTCCATCAATGGTTCCTCGGGTTCCAATCCACCGCCAGGAAAATCCCAGCCGTGATTGTCTCTGGCACTGCGTTCCTCCGTTGATTTTCGCAGTACCAACACCCGTCCCTGATCAAAGATGATCGCTTTGGCCGCGATTTTATACGGTTTTTTCATCGCATCCCACCAGCCTTTTTTCCGTTTCCGCTACGCCAACCTGAAAAAATCGCCGGTCGCCGTCGCGATCAGTTTGCCGTTTTCATCCGTCACTTTCACTTCCAACACGATGATGGTTCGGCCACTTTTCACCACACGGGTTTTTGCAGTCAACCAACCATCCTGTGCCGGTGCCAGGAAGTGTACGTTCAAATCCAATGTCACAGCGTGACGTTCATAACCGAACGCTTGGAACACGGTATGACCCATGGCAGTGTCGATAAAGGTGGTCGTGATTCCCCCATGCAGCATTTTGTAGCGGTTTTTCAGCTCTTCGGTTACTAACATGCGGTGAACATAAACGCCCTCATTTTCATCGTAGCCATCCGACCGAAAATTCATCAGCTCTTCAATATATGCCAACGGGCTGACCCGCGAACGCTTGAGTGCCTGCACCATTTTGTAGATCGTTTGAATTTCCTGTTCGTTCAGATCTTGCAACTCCTGCAGCAATCCTTCTCTTGTCATGATCAGATCCCTCATTTTGACGAAATATCCTGATGTGATGTACCCTTCACACTGAGCGATACTTTCACCCATACGCATAGTATAGCAAAAAACAGTGATTGGCGGATGAAAAAAACCCAGGCGTTCGGCCTGGGGAGACTTTTGACACAGTGGGCTAGCATCGTGATCGCGGGTGAACTGTTTTCACCGCTCCTGTTTCGTAAACGCTCAAAGGTGGTCGCGGGAAAACGGCTACCTCTTTTGGAGGATTGGGGGCCGAAATGCCTATCGAGCGACTCTAGCCGTCACTACGGAGCAGAGACGGGAAATCGGAACCCGCAGACTTTATCAACAACCTGACCAGGTTTTAACCTGGGTTTCCTCCCTTTTGCTCAGCCACCATCAGCCACACATACCGGTTCAACTGCTTTAGACGAACGATGAGACCCGCTTGACGGAAAGCGCTCTCCAAACGTTCCACTACCGGGTAATATTCTCGCTTCAAATCGAGTGCGAGTTCATGAAATCCACGTTCCTCGGCTTCCTGTTGCATAGCCCGTTTCGTCGCTTCATCCCGAAAAACGGTATCGGCAAACACGATTCTCCCGCCTGGCCGGAGCCGACGCGCGAAATCCAGAAGCGCCCTGTCTTTTTCTTCATCCGTCAGATGATGAAACGCATACGTGCTGACAATCCCGTCCACGCGCGGAAGACTGTCCGGTACGTGCAGAAAATGCCCTTCATAGAGCTCCAGATCCGGGAGTTTGCTTTTCGCTTTTTCCCGCATGGCAGCAGACGGTTCGATCCCAATCACACGGTAGCCCGCCGCCAAGAGCAAACGTGATAAATTGCCGGTACCGACTCCGAATTCCATCACAACACTCCCTTTAGGAAGGGAGAGCGATTCCACCACGGTCTTCAAAATATCTGCATATCCCTCAAACACCTCGATATATTCCGGATGGCCACCGGATACGGCATGATCATAATCCTCGGCCCATTGATCGAATAAATCGTTAAAACGCGGTTCGTTCGCCATAACAAGTGCCTCCTCGGCATATACTCTTGAATCCTGATCGAATTAGTCAGTTTTCCAAGCTGAATCTTAACACCATCCATTGTTCCCATCAATGGAAAAAAACACATAACCCCAAAGTTGAGTGTATTCAACGGCCACTCGACCGGATACGCCCTCGACCTTCTGTTACATCAACCATTATCCCCCTTGTCAACAATCCAAATTGATGGCATCATAAATCTTACATAATCACTCGGAAAAGTGGTGAATATCATGTCCGGCATCCCTCTTCCTTTTGTCCGTACCAATCAATGGATGATCGTGTCCACAGTGTTGGCGGCTCTGCTGTTCTCCCAGCCCTGGATCTTGGTCATTCCGCTCTTAGTAGGGATCATCAGCCTGTCAACCGGAAAAAACCCCGCATTTTGGCTGGCCCGGCCGTTTCTGTCCAAGCCGCTGAGCCAATACCTGGCGGAAGACCCCGATCAACAACGGTTTAACCAATGGATTTCCGTCATCTGTCTGGCGGTGAGCTTGATCGCCTTTTCGCTCGGTTGGACTACGGTAGGCACGGTATTTGCCGTGATGGTCGCCTTGGCCGCTTTCATCGCCATTCTCGGATTCTGTATCGGTTGCTTTATCCGGTATCAGTTTTTGCAGTGGAAGCATCGCCATCAAAAAAGATGATGCGAGTCTGTGTCTCCAACTCCCTTTTATCCGGGCTGGAGAAATCTGAAACACTTTTTGGTCCCGGGAGTCGTTTCCGCATCGCTTCATTACCTGTAGATCGAAGCGGTAAGAGACGGCTCCCGGATTCTTTTTCTCTCTCTTTCGCAACTCGAAATGATGGGGTAGGATAAGATTATCCAGTAGGATAAGATTATCCAAACGAAGCAGATAGAGAGGCGATAGGAAGATGAATCGGAACCAACGCAATATGATCACGGCGGCGTTGATGGTCGCCATGTTTCTCGCCGCAGTGGAAGTGACGATCGTCAATGCGGCGATGCCAACCGTCGTGACGGCATTAGGTGGAATTTCCCTGTACAGCTGGGTGTTTTCAGCATTCATGTTAGCCAATACGACGACAGTTCCCATTTACGGCAAACTGGCTGATCTTTACGGACGCAAACGTGTCTTCATCGTAGCTGTGCTATTGTTCGTCACAGGTTCGGCGTTGTGCGGACTGTCCCAATCAATGACACAACTCGTCTGGTTCCGCACGTTGCAGGGTCTGGGAGCCGGCGGCGTTTTGCCTGTAGCGATGACGATCATCGGGGATATCTTCCCGTTTGAAGCACGTGCCCGCGTGCAAGGATGGTTTTCCTCGGTATGGGGTTTGGCGGCCGTTATCGGTCCGTTCGTCGGCGGATGGACAGTAGAACATTTCTCTTGGCGCTGGTTATTCTGGTTTAACTTGCCGATCGGGTTGCTGGTGATCGGCATCATTGCCGTCTACCTGCCCAACCGTAAAAACGGAGAACGTCCGCACGTCGATGTGGTCGGAGCGGGACTGATGACCATATCGGTGTTTGGTTTATTATACGCCGCTTTGCTCGTTGGTGAAAAAGGTTGGCAAAACCATTTGCCGTGGGGGTGTCTGGTGGTCTCGGCCGTTTTGCTGGTGGTGCTCATCCGGTGGGAACGGCGGGTGAAGGATCCGTTTATCCCCATCCGCCTGTTGCAAAACCGGATCATCGCTTCCAGCAATTTGACCGCATTTCTCACAGGAATGGGCATGTTCGGAGCGATTTCCTTTGTTCCTCTGTTCGTGC
This DNA window, taken from Polycladomyces subterraneus, encodes the following:
- a CDS encoding PaaI family thioesterase, yielding MWDEIREVLENGSEEEKELFRLTLQAVRQKRERQSAYPSGFMGLSGRFVAPDVYEFRVSVTPYLLNRGGVVHGGMTALLADSTMGSLINRSLPDDQFAVTSEMKIHYLSPGRSKELISRATLLDLRHPFAVASCTVTDERERKIAYATGTFFIGTRR
- a CDS encoding M42 family metallopeptidase; this encodes MSAGIIRNRRGGCKVEEQLVSTLVELLNIPSPTGRADAAITYVEERLKDLPYSLIRTHKGGLLLEIPGKDEETIRFITAHVDTLGAMVKQIKESGRLRITAIGGVTWHSLDGEGCTIETQSGRCFRGTILATHSTPHVYADARTQPRTEENMEVRLDARVRDADEVRRLGINVGDFVFFDPRVEVTETGFVKSRHLDDKASVAILIELIRRIADERWIPPVTTHIFFSNYEEVGHGANAVISEKVREYLAVDMGAIGEGQESDEFSVSICAKDSSGPYHFGLRQKLVHLAEQHGIRYRVDLYPRYSSDASAALQAGHDLIWGLIGPGVDSSHAYERTHREALVHTYRLLYHYLQTPSL
- a CDS encoding AbrB/MazE/SpoVT family DNA-binding domain-containing protein → MKATGIVRRVDELGRIVLPVELRRTLDIDVRDPVEIYVDGDNIILKKYSPSCLFCGQVENVISYKGKNVCQTCVEELVSMKDRA
- a CDS encoding aminopeptidase, which produces MQDPRLSQLAKVLVHHSCRVKKGDNVLIDVFGPDHDLVRALIPEIRAAGGYPFVQLHNHALIRAMLLDTDEEHMKRLGEIGLYQMKRMDCYIGIRGGQNIIELSDVPSDHMKWYMEHFNHPVHTEQRVKHTRWVVLRYPNPSMAQLANMSTEAFEDFYFRVCTLDYGRMAKAMEPLVKRMEQAKEVRIVGPGTDLTFSIEGMPAIPCYGQCNIPDGEVYTAPVRNSVNGTITFNTPTVYHGVNFENVRLRFVDGKIVEATANDTKRLNEILDTDEGARYIGEFSLGFHPHIRHPMKDILFDEKIDGSFHFTPGSAYEDCDNGNRSAIHWDMVCIQREDYGGGEIYFDGELIRKNGRFVVPDLEPLNPENLDISA
- a CDS encoding GAF domain-containing protein produces the protein MFHFEQIEGDRASRYEHLLKQVGHLVEGERDMVANLANTASLLYLSLEQVNWAGYYLNHGDELVLGPFMGKPACIRIPFGKGVCGTAASERRTQLVRDVLKFPGHIACDAATRSEIVVPMFKDDYLVAVLDIDSPIEARFDEEDQQYLERFAQIVTDSIDWSPILKG
- a CDS encoding NUDIX hydrolase, whose product is MKKPYKIAAKAIIFDQGRVLVLRKSTEERSARDNHGWDFPGGGLEPEEPLMDALAREVREETGLQVKVVAPAYIYDEIQEEKHLIIIKFACHQPTGTLRLSAEHDSYHWIALDELDMAPFPEWMKEEIKRAHRVYTQFLTK
- a CDS encoding PaaI family thioesterase translates to MTREGLLQELQDLNEQEIQTIYKMVQALKRSRVSPLAYIEELMNFRSDGYDENEGVYVHRMLVTEELKNRYKMLHGGITTTFIDTAMGHTVFQAFGYERHAVTLDLNVHFLAPAQDGWLTAKTRVVKSGRTIIVLEVKVTDENGKLIATATGDFFRLA
- a CDS encoding class I SAM-dependent DNA methyltransferase, with amino-acid sequence MANEPRFNDLFDQWAEDYDHAVSGGHPEYIEVFEGYADILKTVVESLSLPKGSVVMEFGVGTGNLSRLLLAAGYRVIGIEPSAAMREKAKSKLPDLELYEGHFLHVPDSLPRVDGIVSTYAFHHLTDEEKDRALLDFARRLRPGGRIVFADTVFRDEATKRAMQQEAEERGFHELALDLKREYYPVVERLESAFRQAGLIVRLKQLNRYVWLMVAEQKGGNPG
- a CDS encoding DUF4395 domain-containing protein yields the protein MSGIPLPFVRTNQWMIVSTVLAALLFSQPWILVIPLLVGIISLSTGKNPAFWLARPFLSKPLSQYLAEDPDQQRFNQWISVICLAVSLIAFSLGWTTVGTVFAVMVALAAFIAILGFCIGCFIRYQFLQWKHRHQKR
- a CDS encoding MDR family MFS transporter; the encoded protein is MNRNQRNMITAALMVAMFLAAVEVTIVNAAMPTVVTALGGISLYSWVFSAFMLANTTTVPIYGKLADLYGRKRVFIVAVLLFVTGSALCGLSQSMTQLVWFRTLQGLGAGGVLPVAMTIIGDIFPFEARARVQGWFSSVWGLAAVIGPFVGGWTVEHFSWRWLFWFNLPIGLLVIGIIAVYLPNRKNGERPHVDVVGAGLMTISVFGLLYAALLVGEKGWQNHLPWGCLVVSAVLLVVLIRWERRVKDPFIPIRLLQNRIIASSNLTAFLTGMGMFGAISFVPLFVQGVLGESPTLAGLAITPQVLGWTLGSIAAGRWILKSGYRPVVLTGVSLIVAAALTFAGMGQNTAYGWVLATMCALGLGLGLSMTTYILAIQNAVPIQDRGAATSSQMFSRSMGGAFGVTILGAVMTFQLKRAVETSIQAHQGEWSPETIDQLRHMQGIASPESLAQLPAWLSDEMGQWLAHSLHAVFLTATVFSVLALLVAAVWIPKGSAKSMAFPEETSP